A DNA window from Brassica napus cultivar Da-Ae chromosome C1, Da-Ae, whole genome shotgun sequence contains the following coding sequences:
- the LOC106435509 gene encoding uncharacterized protein LOC106435509 encodes MEGAEEFQEEEVWSVLRENETPGPEMKMSKSNNIFSAASSSSARYIPKGKEVSKAKQSSAPMNVPDWSKIYGNTRSNHLHSWTTHDEDDDDDSVVPPHELVAKMLARTQISSFSMCEGIGRTLKGRDLSKTRNDVLTKTGFLESNVTSTSPQP; translated from the coding sequence ATGGAAGGGGCAGAAGagtttcaagaagaagaagtgtggTCAGTTTTGAGAGAAAACGAAACTCCAGGTCCTGAAATGAAAATGTCCAAAAGTAACAATATCTTCTCAGctgcttcttcatcttctgcaaGGTACATTCCTAAGGGCAAGGAGGTCTCTAAAGCCAAACAGTCATCTGCTCCAATGAATGTACCTGACTGGTCCAAGATTTATGGGAACACAAGAAGCAACCATTTGCATTCGTGGACcactcatgatgaagatgacgaTGACGATTCAGTGGTTCCTCCACACGAGTTGGTAGCAAAAATGCTTGCAAGAACGCAgatctcatctttctccatgtGCGAAGGAATAGGAAGAACACTCAAAGGAAGAGATCTCAGCAAGACAAGAAATGATGTCTTAACCAAAACAGGTTTCTTGGAATCGAACGTCACATCCACATCACCACAACCATAG
- the LOC106435510 gene encoding uncharacterized protein At3g43530, which translates to MPDEQYLKLQGMWMLLLRTISTEEEDVAWFSLNGVPIRYSMREHALISGLDCHEYPRKYLKLGSTKFVDYYFGGLKKITITDVEQKLLSMKTPCNDRLKMAVLFFLGRVIRGQAKDSGPVDPFILRIVEDLDVCRTFPWGRLTFEDAIKNIKHMMELLKGEVHPACGFPGFIIPLEILAFECIPKLGKTFRLSADTPSEDCPRMCKSRFTKSSMKGYPLEDIYAALGHTKVINSVLVPTVGEEIMLARIIDEEREYHCEGSTSDTWNHWLNVKQKKIFWKELYDLDVAARVFKKKKDKEKVTFLEDSSSKSWLESLKALEEKILGAMSEGFSGLKSVVEANLGDMDVRMSKFEKNQHQLRRRAKKIEEKLTSIESNKNEERNYGEDMDFGWDDRDYGRAEGKENSEKAKEDKENSESGEEKDVVSGGENSKDGEKENNEKGEEEKDQEPEKDKENSDSVEKGEEYVEESDGESSLLRLQERVRVQAEEF; encoded by the exons ATGCCTGATGAACAATACCTGAAGCTCCAAGGAATGTGGATGTTACTCTTGCGCACCATTTcgactgaagaagaagatgttgcaTGGTTTAGTCTGAATGGTGTTCCCATCCGCTATTCTATGAGGGAGCATGCCCTCATCTCGGGCTTAGACTGCCATGAGTATCCAAGGAAATATTTGAAGCTCGGGAGTACGAAGTTTGTGGATTATTACTTCGGTGGACTAAAGAAGATCACCATAACAGATGTGGAGCAGAAGCTGTTGTCTATGAAGACGCCATGCAATGATAGATTGAAGATGGCTGTCTTGTTCTTCCTTGGTCGGGTTATCAGAGGACAGGCAAAGGATTCCGGACCAGTAGACCCGTTCATCTTAAGGATCGTGGAAGATTTGGATGTTTGCAGAACATTTCCATGGGGTCGTTTGACATTTGAAGATGCAATAAAGAACATTAAGCATATGATGGAGCTTCTGAAGGGTGAAGTGCACCCGGCATGCGGCTTTCCTGGATTCATAATTCCATTAGAG ATTTTGGCTTTTGAGTGTATTCCTAAGCTGGGGAAAACATTTCGACTATCTGCAGACACACCTTCTGAAGATTGTCCTAGGATGTGCAAGAGCCGCTTTACAAAGAGTAGCATGAAGGGCTATCCTTTGGAAGATATATATGCTGCACTTGGACACACAaag gttatTAACAGTGTGTTGGTGCCAACTGTGGGTGAGGAAATCATGCTGGCTCGTATAATTGATGAGGAGCGAGAGTATCATTGTGAGGGAAGCACAAGTGATACTTGGAACCACTGGCTTAATGTGAAgcagaagaagatattttggaAAGAGCTATACGATTTAGATGTTGCTGCACGAGTgtttaaaaagaagaaggacAAAGAAAAGGTGACGTTTTTAGAAGATTCGTCTTCTAAATCTTGGTTGGAGAGCTTGAAAGCTCTGGAAGAAAAGATTTTGGGGGCCATGAGTGAAGGGTTTTCTGGTCTTAAATCAGTGGTGGAGGCAAACCTGGGTGATATGGATGTGAGGATgagtaaatttgaaaagaacCAGCACCAACTTAGAAGAAGGGctaagaaaatagaagaaaagCTGACTTCTATTGAGAGCAACAAAAATGAGGAGAGGAACTATGGTGAAGATATGGATTTTGGATGGGATGATAGAGATTATGGTAGAGCTGAAGGGAAGGAAAACAGTGAGAAGGCTAAGGAAGACAAGGAAAACAGTGAGTCTGGCGAGGAAAAGGATGTGGTCTCGGGTGGGGAAAACAGtaaggatggtgagaaagaaaacaatgagaagggtgaagaagagaaagaccaagaacctgaaaaagacaaagaaaacaGTGACTCTGTTGAGAAAGGCGAAGAATACGTGGAGGAATCAGATGGAGAAAGTTCTCTGTTAAGGCTTCAGGAAAGAGTGAGAGTGCAAGCAGAAGAATTTTAG